Proteins encoded by one window of Paraburkholderia sprentiae WSM5005:
- a CDS encoding IS1182 family transposase, producing the protein MKRFVQGDSRSQSFLLPETLDDYVTDTNPVRVVDVFVDELDLQKLGFEGVEPALTGRPSYHPEVMLKIYIYGYLNRIQSSRRLEREAQRNVELMWLTGRLAPDFKTIARFRKDNGKAIRSVCRQFVMLCQRLDLFAEALVAIDGSKFKAVNHRDRNFTSAKLERRMRDIEASISRYLVEMDTADRQEPTIAKAKTDRLQDKIAALKEQMQILRQVEVKLDATPDKQVSLTDPDARSMKTRGTGVVGYNVQVAVDAKHHLIVAHKVTNNGIDRDQLTSMAKLARTEIGVDKLTAVADRGYYKSEEILACHEAGITVFVPKTKTSAATADGRFSKEDFIYDAEKNEYRCPAGERLIWRYKTTERSLKLDRYWSSQCQQCSLKDKCTPGTERRVTRWEHEGLLEEMQVRLDLAPDMMRTRRQTVEHPFGTIKAWMGATHFLTRTIERVSTEMSLHVLAYNMKRVIKLLGSETVMKAMRV; encoded by the coding sequence ATGAAGCGGTTCGTTCAGGGCGACAGTCGTTCACAAAGCTTTCTCCTCCCCGAAACACTTGACGACTACGTGACGGACACCAATCCCGTACGCGTAGTCGATGTTTTTGTAGATGAGCTTGATCTTCAGAAGCTCGGGTTTGAAGGTGTTGAGCCAGCGCTAACAGGTCGACCTTCGTATCACCCAGAGGTGATGCTTAAGATCTATATCTACGGTTACCTGAACCGAATTCAATCCAGTCGACGCCTTGAGCGCGAGGCTCAGCGCAACGTCGAACTGATGTGGCTCACGGGCCGCCTGGCGCCAGACTTCAAGACCATTGCGCGGTTCCGTAAAGACAACGGCAAAGCGATCCGCAGCGTCTGTCGTCAGTTCGTCATGCTATGCCAGCGTCTGGACCTCTTCGCCGAAGCGCTGGTTGCGATAGACGGGAGCAAATTCAAGGCGGTGAACCATCGCGACCGCAACTTCACGAGCGCAAAACTAGAACGGCGAATGCGGGATATCGAGGCAAGCATCAGCCGTTATCTGGTGGAAATGGACACCGCAGATCGTCAGGAGCCTACGATTGCGAAGGCGAAGACAGATCGGCTGCAAGACAAGATTGCGGCCCTCAAGGAGCAGATGCAAATCCTCAGGCAAGTCGAAGTTAAACTCGACGCAACACCGGACAAGCAAGTGTCGCTCACAGACCCGGACGCGCGTTCGATGAAGACGCGAGGGACCGGAGTCGTCGGCTACAACGTGCAGGTAGCAGTCGATGCAAAGCACCATCTGATTGTCGCGCACAAAGTCACCAACAACGGCATCGATCGTGACCAACTCACGTCGATGGCCAAGCTGGCGCGCACGGAAATCGGCGTCGATAAACTAACGGCAGTTGCTGACCGAGGTTATTACAAGAGCGAGGAGATACTCGCATGCCACGAGGCTGGCATCACGGTGTTTGTTCCAAAGACAAAGACCTCGGCCGCGACCGCTGACGGCCGTTTCAGCAAAGAAGATTTTATCTACGATGCTGAGAAGAACGAGTATAGATGCCCAGCCGGCGAACGTCTCATATGGCGCTACAAGACAACCGAACGTAGCCTGAAGTTAGATCGCTACTGGAGCTCGCAGTGCCAACAATGCTCGTTGAAAGACAAATGCACTCCAGGTACCGAACGCCGGGTGACACGCTGGGAGCACGAAGGATTGCTCGAAGAGATGCAGGTCCGGCTTGATCTCGCCCCAGACATGATGCGTACCCGACGACAGACCGTCGAGCATCCCTTTGGCACGATCAAGGCCTGGATGGGCGCGACTCATTTCCTGACGCGTACTATCGAGCGGGTGAGCACTGAGATGAGCTTGCACGTGCTCGCCTACAACATGAAACGGGTTATCAAGCTTCTCGGTTCAGAAACGGTTATGAAGGCGATGCGGGTGTGA
- a CDS encoding IS110 family RNA-guided transposase encodes MNATTYGLDVAKRVFQMYWVDAQTGEIANRRFGRDDLIAFFAQRPAGRVALEACGSAHWWARKIRALGHEVVLLHAQFIRPFVQTNKTDAADARAIWTAVQQPGMRTVAAKTEDQQTMLSLHRMRSLLVKFRTMQVNQLRGLLYEFGATFRAGRLAGLTEIRERMAELEDTLPRPIVLNLQDQLRRINAFEDDISQLEKRIGAWQKQEAACRAISEVPGIGRLTATALVATVGDAKTFKSGREFAAFLGLVPRQNGTGGKVRLGSISKRGDPYLRTLLIHGARSVLCHAKVPTAWQKGIQERRPNNVVAVALANKMARIAWAILAHESSYEKNHVSVRAA; translated from the coding sequence ATGAATGCTACGACATATGGACTGGATGTTGCAAAGCGGGTGTTCCAGATGTACTGGGTCGACGCACAAACTGGTGAGATAGCCAATCGCCGGTTCGGACGCGACGATCTAATCGCGTTTTTCGCGCAACGCCCAGCAGGTCGAGTGGCGCTTGAGGCTTGCGGAAGTGCTCACTGGTGGGCGCGTAAGATTCGGGCGCTGGGGCACGAGGTCGTGCTACTACATGCACAATTTATTCGGCCATTCGTACAAACGAACAAGACCGACGCAGCGGACGCTCGGGCGATTTGGACGGCTGTACAGCAACCCGGGATGCGCACGGTTGCTGCAAAGACAGAAGATCAGCAAACGATGCTGAGCCTGCACCGCATGCGCTCGTTGCTCGTCAAGTTTCGGACGATGCAGGTGAATCAGCTACGTGGGTTGCTCTACGAATTCGGCGCGACGTTTCGGGCCGGACGATTGGCAGGACTCACTGAAATCCGCGAACGCATGGCAGAGTTAGAGGACACGTTGCCACGACCGATCGTCCTTAATCTGCAAGATCAGCTACGACGTATCAACGCGTTTGAGGACGATATCAGTCAACTCGAGAAGCGCATCGGTGCCTGGCAGAAACAGGAAGCGGCGTGTCGCGCAATCTCCGAAGTGCCGGGCATCGGCAGACTCACCGCCACCGCTTTGGTCGCAACAGTTGGAGATGCCAAGACGTTCAAGTCGGGACGTGAGTTCGCTGCATTTCTCGGGCTTGTTCCTCGACAAAACGGTACGGGCGGCAAGGTTAGATTGGGCTCGATCTCAAAGCGAGGGGACCCATACCTGCGCACGCTGCTGATTCACGGGGCGCGCTCCGTCCTGTGTCACGCCAAGGTACCAACTGCTTGGCAGAAAGGAATTCAAGAGCGGCGACCTAACAACGTAGTAGCCGTGGCTCTTGCAAATAAGATGGCGCGAATTGCTTGGGCCATACTAGCCCACGAGAGCAGTTACGAAAAGAATCACGTCAGTGTGAGAGCTGCGTAG
- a CDS encoding DUF4242 domain-containing protein: MPRFMIERNFAEQLEVTGESAGAVKRINDEEGVEWLFSFLSADKKKTYCLYEAPNAEAIRAAARRANLPADVIIEVSDLRPEMFS; the protein is encoded by the coding sequence ATGCCACGTTTTATGATTGAACGAAACTTTGCGGAACAGCTGGAGGTCACTGGCGAAAGTGCGGGTGCCGTGAAACGGATCAACGACGAGGAGGGCGTCGAGTGGCTCTTTTCGTTTCTCAGCGCGGACAAGAAGAAGACTTATTGCCTATATGAGGCGCCCAACGCCGAAGCCATCCGCGCGGCGGCACGTCGGGCGAACCTGCCGGCCGATGTGATCATTGAGGTGAGCGACTTGCGGCCGGAAATGTTCAGTTAG